From one Pandoraea faecigallinarum genomic stretch:
- a CDS encoding type IV secretion system protein — protein sequence MKTALVAFTVAVSAIAAISIGTSAPAIAGGIPTFDEATVLQLQQQFKQLEQQYETLKSQYAAITGTYGRGQIGLSDALNAASVVPGSWQEVVAQQQSGAFAAKQADYEKLIKTMPQDVFANPQAQDATSYKMSTDAVRAALAGGDTLYSEVQTHLNNLARLSQQIDVTTNIKDAQDLQNRISSENGMLQSAMAKLNAMNMNLQANMVNQQNQATAATQKYFRRSGQ from the coding sequence ATGAAAACCGCTCTTGTCGCATTCACCGTGGCGGTCTCTGCAATCGCCGCAATCTCAATCGGCACCTCAGCGCCCGCGATCGCGGGTGGCATTCCGACGTTCGACGAGGCGACGGTGCTTCAGTTGCAACAGCAGTTCAAACAGCTGGAGCAGCAATACGAAACGCTCAAGAGCCAGTATGCGGCGATCACGGGCACCTACGGCCGCGGGCAAATCGGCCTAAGCGATGCCCTGAATGCGGCGTCAGTGGTGCCGGGCTCGTGGCAGGAAGTCGTCGCGCAGCAGCAAAGCGGCGCGTTCGCCGCGAAGCAGGCCGATTACGAGAAGCTCATCAAAACGATGCCGCAGGATGTGTTTGCCAATCCTCAGGCGCAGGACGCCACGTCGTACAAGATGAGCACCGACGCCGTGCGCGCTGCGCTCGCCGGTGGCGACACGCTGTATTCGGAAGTCCAGACGCACCTGAACAATCTGGCACGCCTGAGCCAGCAGATCGACGTCACCACGAACATCAAGGACGCGCAGGATCTGCAAAACCGCATTTCGAGCGAGAACGGCATGTTGCAAAGCGCGATGGCCAAGCTCAATGCGATGAACATGAACCTGCAAGCGAACATGGTGAACCAGCAGAACCAGGCGACGGCCGCGACGCAGAAGTATTTCCGCCGCTCCGGACAGTAA